In the Clostridium gelidum genome, TTCTTCCAACATCAGTCATGCTCACAACCTCCTTAAATCTTTTTTTCGAAACATCATCACCAAATTTATCAAATAGTGCATAAAGTAGCATTAAGCAATTATTCTTTTCTTTATTGTCATTTATGTTCTTTGCTATCTCAATACTTCCATAGCCTTTTTGAAAACTGCATCCTCAACCTTATTATAATCCATATTAAGACTCCTTCCAAGTAGCATTGTATTTATATATTAACCACTTGAGAAAACCTTATACAAACTTATGTTCTTAATCATCACTATTTCTAATTAAAACCGAAAACAACATTTATTTAAAACACTCCATATGAATTTAAAATAGTTATATGAAGACCTTCAATATATATCGAACTATAAAAAATCAACATATACAAAAAGTAAATTTCACTTTGAGTATCTATATTAAAAGCACTAGTAGTATTGATTGCAAAGCTTAGAATTAATAAATAACCATAGCAAGAAAACTTATGCTAAAAATTTGTTAATAGCATAAGTTTTCTTATTTTTTGATTATGTTTTCATTGCTTACAGCTTATGAAATTATATAAGCTTATTATTTTTAAGTTCTGTACGTAGCATTTCTAGATTCTTGGTTTCCATAGCAAATAATGGCATTCTAAGTGGTCCTACATTATATCCCATAAGTCCGAGTGCCGTTTTTACTGGAATTGGATTTACTTCTATAAATAGCGCATTTATAATATTTAAATATTTTATTTGAAGGTCTAAACTTTCTTTTACTTTACCTTCAAAATATAAACTGCAAATATCGTGTGCTTCTTTTGGCATAATATTTGAGAAAACAGAAATAACCCCTTTCCCTCCAAGAGATAAAATAGGAACTATTTGATCATCATTTCCTGAATAAATATTAAGTTCATCACCACAAAGAGCTTTTATTTTTGCAATAGCTGAAATATCCCCACTAGCTTCTTTTGTAGCTACTATACGTGGATGTTTAGCTAATTCCAAATATGTTTCAG is a window encoding:
- the dapA gene encoding 4-hydroxy-tetrahydrodipicolinate synthase, encoding MKDVIFTGAAVAIVTPFTEDGVNFSELKKLIDFNIEKGTDAIVIAGTTGESSTMSDEEHKEAIRFTVEYVNKRVPVIAGTGSNDTMYALELSKYAESVGVNGLLLVTPYYNKVTQSGLIKHYNYIADRVNVPIILYNVPSRTGVNITPETYLELAKHPRIVATKEASGDISAIAKIKALCGDELNIYSGNDDQIVPILSLGGKGVISVFSNIMPKEAHDICSLYFEGKVKESLDLQIKYLNIINALFIEVNPIPVKTALGLMGYNVGPLRMPLFAMETKNLEMLRTELKNNKLI